The Solea senegalensis isolate Sse05_10M linkage group LG4, IFAPA_SoseM_1, whole genome shotgun sequence genome includes a region encoding these proteins:
- the inka2 gene encoding PAK4-inhibitor INKA2 isoform X1, with protein sequence MEQFSKPECKNMDACLRRLKQELTSMKEAGDGLHAQMNSMMGALQELKVLQVQTALENLDISGRPINRGMPHPAPPAITSTTTDEASESEKDHGLHFRQTLPEDSSPSLMLSPRSSLGSRNTFTLESNNSSRNRSSLGTSSFSASSLQSEVEGTSRTADENDLESVPKRWSGYTAPQVDFYGPMVGNPPPELCPHPQPHTHGHAVDLPGILYSLSREGPSLDSDYSPESTDDASDWTSSLMSRSRNRQPLVLGDNVFADLVGNWLDLPEVEREEVEEEARKGEERTVDGGGDRPDTPAHPLRLSRSQEICKRFSLTTNIFKKFLRTVRPDRDKLLKERPGWIAPELPEGDLYKRPKKMVPKSSKGSFYLPFWSNGQQSKGRPGPCLGEPERSHQHRPHHFPLFYQHPFAELYVDGRPPETGVEKMQPLFDYNTAVWV encoded by the exons ATGGAACAGTTCTCCAAACCAGAATGCAAAAACATGGACGCGTGTCTGAGGCGACTGAAGCAAGAACTG ACGTCTATGAAAGAAGCCGGGGATGGCCTCCACGCTCAGATGAATTCAATGATGGGAGCCCTTCAGGAACTCAAAGTCCTCCAGGTCCAGACGGCTCTAGAAAACCTGGACATTTCAGGTCGCCCCATTAACCGAGGGATGCCACATCCTGCTCCGCCAGCTATTACATCAACTACAACTGACGAAGCGTCAGAGTCAGAAAAGGATCATGGGCTACACTTTAGGCAAACTCTGCCAGAGGACAGCAGCCCAAGTCTGATGCTAAGTCCAAGGTCATCTTTGGGGAGCAGAAACACCTTCACGCTAGAAAGCAACAACTCATCTCGAAACAGAAGCAGCCTGGGAACGTCTTCGTTCTCCGCATCCAGTCTGCAGAGTGAGGTTGAAGGAACCTCCAGAACGGCAGATGAGAATGACCTTGAGTCAGTGCCCAAAAGATGGTCAGGGTACACAGCCCCTCAAGTGGACTTCTATGGCCCAATGGTGGGAAACCCTCCACCAGAGCTCTGTCCTCACCCACAACCTCATACTCATGGTCACGCAGTGGACCTGCCTGGCATCCTGTACAGCCTCTCCAGGGAGGGACCTTCACTAGACAGCGACTACTCCCCAGAGAGCACAGACGATGCCAGCGACTGGACCTCTTCATTAATGAGCCGCAGCCGCAACCGCCAGCCCTTAGTGTTGGGCGACAATGTCTTTGCAGACCTGGTGGGTAACTGGTTGGACCTGCCTGAGGTGGAGCGggaggaggtggaagaagaGGCAAggaagggagaggagaggacagtgGACGGAGGAGGGGATAGGCCGGACACCCCTGCTCACCCTCTCCGCCTCAGCCGTTCACAGGAGATCTGCAAGAGGTTCTCGCTAACCACAAACATCTTCAAAAAGTTCCTGCGCACTGTCCGGCCTGACAGAGACAAGCTGCTGAAGGAGAGGCCAGGCTGGATAGCTCCTGAGCTGCCAGAGGGCGACCTCTACAAAAGGCCGAAAAAAATGGTGCCTAAAAGTTCAAAAGGCAGTTTCTACCTGCCGTTCTGGTCAAACGGACAGCAGAGCAAAGGCAGGCCAGGTCCATGTCTAGGTGAACCAGAAAGGAGCCACCAGCACCGTCCACATCACTTCCCCCTCTTTTACCAGCACCCATTTGCAGAGCTTTATGTAGACGGGAGACCGCCAGAGACTGGTGTGGAGAAAATGCAGCCCTTGTTTGACTACAACACAGCTGTGTGGGTCTGA
- the inka2 gene encoding PAK4-inhibitor INKA2 isoform X2 gives MKEAGDGLHAQMNSMMGALQELKVLQVQTALENLDISGRPINRGMPHPAPPAITSTTTDEASESEKDHGLHFRQTLPEDSSPSLMLSPRSSLGSRNTFTLESNNSSRNRSSLGTSSFSASSLQSEVEGTSRTADENDLESVPKRWSGYTAPQVDFYGPMVGNPPPELCPHPQPHTHGHAVDLPGILYSLSREGPSLDSDYSPESTDDASDWTSSLMSRSRNRQPLVLGDNVFADLVGNWLDLPEVEREEVEEEARKGEERTVDGGGDRPDTPAHPLRLSRSQEICKRFSLTTNIFKKFLRTVRPDRDKLLKERPGWIAPELPEGDLYKRPKKMVPKSSKGSFYLPFWSNGQQSKGRPGPCLGEPERSHQHRPHHFPLFYQHPFAELYVDGRPPETGVEKMQPLFDYNTAVWV, from the coding sequence ATGAAAGAAGCCGGGGATGGCCTCCACGCTCAGATGAATTCAATGATGGGAGCCCTTCAGGAACTCAAAGTCCTCCAGGTCCAGACGGCTCTAGAAAACCTGGACATTTCAGGTCGCCCCATTAACCGAGGGATGCCACATCCTGCTCCGCCAGCTATTACATCAACTACAACTGACGAAGCGTCAGAGTCAGAAAAGGATCATGGGCTACACTTTAGGCAAACTCTGCCAGAGGACAGCAGCCCAAGTCTGATGCTAAGTCCAAGGTCATCTTTGGGGAGCAGAAACACCTTCACGCTAGAAAGCAACAACTCATCTCGAAACAGAAGCAGCCTGGGAACGTCTTCGTTCTCCGCATCCAGTCTGCAGAGTGAGGTTGAAGGAACCTCCAGAACGGCAGATGAGAATGACCTTGAGTCAGTGCCCAAAAGATGGTCAGGGTACACAGCCCCTCAAGTGGACTTCTATGGCCCAATGGTGGGAAACCCTCCACCAGAGCTCTGTCCTCACCCACAACCTCATACTCATGGTCACGCAGTGGACCTGCCTGGCATCCTGTACAGCCTCTCCAGGGAGGGACCTTCACTAGACAGCGACTACTCCCCAGAGAGCACAGACGATGCCAGCGACTGGACCTCTTCATTAATGAGCCGCAGCCGCAACCGCCAGCCCTTAGTGTTGGGCGACAATGTCTTTGCAGACCTGGTGGGTAACTGGTTGGACCTGCCTGAGGTGGAGCGggaggaggtggaagaagaGGCAAggaagggagaggagaggacagtgGACGGAGGAGGGGATAGGCCGGACACCCCTGCTCACCCTCTCCGCCTCAGCCGTTCACAGGAGATCTGCAAGAGGTTCTCGCTAACCACAAACATCTTCAAAAAGTTCCTGCGCACTGTCCGGCCTGACAGAGACAAGCTGCTGAAGGAGAGGCCAGGCTGGATAGCTCCTGAGCTGCCAGAGGGCGACCTCTACAAAAGGCCGAAAAAAATGGTGCCTAAAAGTTCAAAAGGCAGTTTCTACCTGCCGTTCTGGTCAAACGGACAGCAGAGCAAAGGCAGGCCAGGTCCATGTCTAGGTGAACCAGAAAGGAGCCACCAGCACCGTCCACATCACTTCCCCCTCTTTTACCAGCACCCATTTGCAGAGCTTTATGTAGACGGGAGACCGCCAGAGACTGGTGTGGAGAAAATGCAGCCCTTGTTTGACTACAACACAGCTGTGTGGGTCTGA